In the genome of Hyphomicrobium sp. ghe19, the window CAACGGCGGCCTCAAGGGCGGCGGCGTTGTTGCAACTCATCTCGACCATCGGATCGCGATGGCGTTTTTGACGGCCGGTCTCGTGAGCGATGAGCCGATCGTCGTGGACGACTCGACGATGATCGCGACGAGTTTCCCCGAGTTTCGCCAGCTCATGGAGACGCTCGGGGCGAGATATAATGAGCCAGTCGCCCGGTGACCGCGATGCTTGTCTGTCGTCTCGCCTTCAATCTCACGGGTGCGACCCGGATCATTCGGGAACGGGGAGAACGCAATTGATCATTGCGATCGATGGTCCGGCCGCATCGGGCAAAGGCACTCTCGCAAAGCGTATTGCGGCTCATTTCGGATTGGCGTGGCTGGACACCGGCCTTCTCTATCGCGCTGTTGCCAGGGACATCCTCGCAACTGGCGGTGATTTGGAAGATGTTCAGGCGGCGACGGCCGCCGCGAAATCGGTGAAGGCCGACAGCCTGGATGACACCGCATTGCGGGGGCCGCGCGCCGGTGATGCGGCATCGATCGTGGCTAAAATTCCCGAGGTGCGTGCGGCGTTGCTCGAATATCAACGAGCATTCGCCCGGCAGGCTGGCGGCGCCGTTCTCGATGGCCGCGATATCGGCACGGTCGTGTGTCCGGATGCGCCGGTGAAAATCTTCGTAACTGCTTCCGATGAAGCCCGCGCGATGCGGCGCTTTCTGGAGCATCAGTCACGCGGCGATAGCATCACCTACGACGAGCTTCTTGCCGATATCCGGCGAAGGGATGCGCGCGATAGCGGCCGTTCCGCAGCCCCGATGTACGCTGCCGACGACGCCGTTCATCTCGATACGACGGCGCTGGACGCAGATCAGGCATTCGCCGCGGCATTGCAATTGATCGAGCTCGCCAGCAACGAGCGCTGATCGACCGGCTTTACTATGTCCATTTTGACGCGATGTGCGCTCAGGTGAAGTCCGAAGCAGTCAATAGGTCCCGGCCGCTCAGCGTACGCTTCATAAACCATTTTTGATTGCGAGACGCTTCGGCGCCGCCCATAGCTTTGTGGTAAACTATTTCAAGTATGCCGCAGGTCGAACCGAGATGGCCGTCTCGGGGTTTCACGAGTCTCCCCGATGCAGGGGAACAAGGGATGCCATGGGCAAGAACGAGCAGAAGGTCGTGAAGCCGGAAGATCCGGAAATCCGCGATTGGACGGACTCGATATCGTCCGTTATCGCGTATGGCGGAACGGAACGCGCCGACAATATTCTGGAAGAAGTCGTCGAACGGGCGCGGGCCAGCGGTGCGGCAATTCCTTTTGCATCGAGCACCGCCTACATC includes:
- the cmk gene encoding (d)CMP kinase; protein product: MIIAIDGPAASGKGTLAKRIAAHFGLAWLDTGLLYRAVARDILATGGDLEDVQAATAAAKSVKADSLDDTALRGPRAGDAASIVAKIPEVRAALLEYQRAFARQAGGAVLDGRDIGTVVCPDAPVKIFVTASDEARAMRRFLEHQSRGDSITYDELLADIRRRDARDSGRSAAPMYAADDAVHLDTTALDADQAFAAALQLIELASNER